The Thermoclostridium stercorarium subsp. stercorarium DSM 8532 genome contains a region encoding:
- a CDS encoding ABC transporter permease gives MIKQKRFRTGPETGTTWKRALKRDWELYLMLSIPLFLTILFKYGAYPGLRIAFMNYLPAKGFEGSEWVGFETFRKVFRDRDFLLALRNSLIFNFAEVIISFPMPIILALILNELKYPRFKKVSQTILYLPHFLSWAIIGSLTYTLFRTETGLVNNILLSAGLISKRIPFLTENLNWSITYLLVGVWAGMGWGSIIYLAAISSINEELYEAAMIDGAGRWKRMWYITLPGIKPTVITLLIMTLGRLMGSSYERLSAMGNVNVKAVSYQLAIYIYEKGLASGTGFSKAAAVGLFQSFVGLLLVLASDRFAKALGEDGLL, from the coding sequence ATGATTAAACAAAAGCGGTTCAGAACAGGGCCTGAAACGGGAACTACATGGAAAAGGGCGCTGAAGCGCGACTGGGAGCTTTATTTGATGCTGAGCATTCCGCTGTTTCTGACAATTTTGTTCAAGTACGGCGCTTATCCCGGTCTGAGAATTGCGTTCATGAACTATTTGCCCGCCAAAGGCTTTGAAGGAAGCGAATGGGTCGGATTTGAAACATTCAGAAAAGTGTTCAGGGACAGAGATTTCCTTCTGGCGCTACGGAATTCCCTTATATTTAATTTCGCAGAGGTAATTATAAGTTTCCCGATGCCAATTATTCTCGCATTGATTCTTAATGAACTTAAATATCCGCGTTTCAAAAAAGTATCACAGACAATTCTGTATCTGCCGCATTTTCTGTCGTGGGCGATTATAGGAAGTCTTACATATACCCTCTTCAGAACCGAAACAGGTCTGGTTAACAATATTCTCCTCAGTGCAGGTTTGATTTCAAAACGCATCCCGTTTTTAACCGAAAACCTTAACTGGTCCATTACTTACCTTCTGGTCGGAGTATGGGCCGGAATGGGCTGGGGATCAATTATATATCTGGCCGCAATTTCAAGTATAAACGAAGAACTGTATGAAGCCGCAATGATTGACGGAGCGGGAAGGTGGAAAAGAATGTGGTATATTACTCTTCCGGGCATAAAACCCACGGTTATAACGCTGCTCATTATGACGCTGGGGCGGCTGATGGGAAGCAGTTATGAGCGTTTAAGCGCGATGGGGAACGTAAATGTTAAGGCCGTTTCATATCAGTTGGCCATATACATATATGAAAAGGGGCTGGCAAGCGGCACGGGATTTTCAAAGGCCGCTGCGGTTGGGCTTTTCCAGTCATTTGTCGGGCTGCTTCTGGTACTGGCATCCGACAGATTTGCAAAAGCCCTTGGTGAGGACGGACTGCTGTAA
- a CDS encoding ABC transporter ATP-binding protein, whose product MRILELKNVYYAYGNKNQKVEVLKNVSCSFETGKIYAIVGKSGSGKSTMLSLMAGLDLPTSGQVLFEGVPTSQMDLDRYRRECVAVIYQNFRLFPLLTVSENITYPMELRGFKGEPARAKARELVRKVALPETVLDRFPGMLSGGEQQRVAIARALSIDTKLILADEPTGNLDEENSRNIIDILINLARNENYCVIMVTHDLSIIPRMDVVYRLSGGRLQLVQDFAD is encoded by the coding sequence ATGCGTATTCTGGAATTGAAAAACGTTTATTACGCTTACGGTAATAAAAATCAGAAGGTTGAGGTGCTTAAAAACGTAAGCTGCAGTTTTGAGACAGGTAAAATATATGCAATTGTAGGCAAGTCGGGCAGCGGAAAAAGTACCATGCTGTCTCTTATGGCAGGATTGGATCTGCCTACTTCCGGACAGGTTTTATTTGAAGGAGTTCCTACTTCACAAATGGATCTGGACAGGTACAGAAGGGAATGCGTAGCCGTTATATATCAGAATTTCAGGCTGTTTCCGCTGCTTACCGTTTCAGAAAACATTACATATCCGATGGAGTTGCGGGGATTTAAGGGAGAACCCGCCAGGGCAAAGGCAAGGGAACTGGTTCGTAAGGTTGCTCTTCCCGAAACCGTTCTCGATCGTTTCCCCGGCATGCTTTCAGGTGGTGAACAGCAGCGTGTGGCGATTGCCAGGGCGCTTTCCATTGATACTAAGTTAATTCTTGCAGATGAGCCCACAGGAAATCTGGATGAAGAAAACAGCAGAAATATTATCGATATACTTATTAATCTTGCAAGGAATGAGAATTACTGTGTTATCATGGTTACCCACGATCTGAGCATTATTCCGAGGATGGACGTGGTGTACCGGTTAAGCGGCGGCCGGCTGCAACTGGTGCAGGATTTTGCAGACTGA
- a CDS encoding ABC transporter permease: protein MIFRNSMLSILRTKGKTALFLLLIFALTLSLCLGISLWVSIEGFLENLDNHYMTIGLIEYVGPDYPNDTVYDLSMTDALKNFDFSLITGFDDTILWDGSSRAIGYIDGFYRTDSHIPNNGASILVVGSTIPSGDGFYNAIVYDVIYSNLARKNTKIIINAGDIELQYGRYYLVYGNVYRALSSYLYFSFDEYSNLMAKEKGIEVPYILDITTDAKTGPRYRVPDDSVLYKVADTWKVINNSVIVCATDNLMSLFPFHQQELYIREGREFTDEEYKNGSRVCIISETAAKRIGVGVGDKINLSIAVSDYPGIENSFWTENGFQYSGEFTVVGITNNTQDKDFYVFVPKSSGIPVSRYYIGYAVGQAVIKNQSAAEFYEYLEPYMTGKLNLTIYDQGYSAVAEPFGIILRIIKIVTVVCAVMEIAMLALFGFLFVYRQRETSEIMLLLGTGKKRVCAYFLYSSGLISLIATLAGAVTGYYLHERVIRFITGIAGGYTTVDRRFSDGNLSVVKSLNFDLEMDPWLFVVAGFVIFVLAMLFCLAFTILTFRNKPGQRKMSGPKRAGKTSRLRGGSIKYAMLSILRGGARSAIVPVVAAVVVFFFGQTANTSNSYHKQLSEIYKNTTITGYFTDINGKQVGNLQVEAANINSLYHSGYITDLSVSWDMKYYYLGISRFADGTEREIEPLYVPQGFAAETIRNHMQRGPSIVGTNDIRTVPEFFYSDNIIMEFIDGFDESFLAKPTGDMPDNEVCCMIPTSLMKEKGINLGDTIRVATDETVYSEKYGAEIFYEIDLKVVGCFEKQGSEDLIYVPLSMVFDTERIWGKRDMLTGAPEETFDTGYTAGPEQNGYLSRFTFKSAVFKLADTGKLSEFKDYLEKAGYSQVNKIGNIREFVVLRDQKFNNVVNNINQQIRYLNVLYPCLYVLVGIIAVIISYLMTASRRMEFAIMRGLGTTKRQTFFSFFAEQVILSAAGCVLGLIVWRLLAGTVIPMHRVLITGFLVCYFTGSAVSVSIMNGRAVSEILSDRD, encoded by the coding sequence ATGATATTCCGTAACAGTATGCTCAGTATTTTGCGCACGAAAGGCAAGACGGCTCTGTTTCTGCTGCTTATTTTCGCACTTACGTTGTCATTGTGCCTTGGAATCAGCCTCTGGGTTTCAATAGAAGGCTTTTTGGAAAACCTCGATAATCATTATATGACTATTGGACTTATAGAGTACGTAGGGCCCGATTATCCCAATGATACCGTTTATGATCTTTCCATGACGGATGCGTTAAAGAATTTTGATTTTTCATTGATTACCGGTTTTGACGATACAATTCTCTGGGACGGTTCCTCCCGCGCAATAGGATATATCGACGGTTTTTACCGCACCGATTCACACATACCCAACAACGGAGCATCCATTCTTGTTGTGGGCAGTACGATACCTTCAGGTGACGGCTTTTATAATGCGATAGTGTACGATGTTATTTATTCAAATCTGGCCCGAAAAAATACCAAAATAATCATTAACGCCGGCGATATTGAACTTCAGTACGGGCGTTACTATCTTGTTTACGGTAATGTATACCGGGCCCTGTCCAGCTATTTGTATTTCAGTTTTGATGAATATTCAAACCTCATGGCGAAGGAAAAGGGTATTGAGGTGCCTTATATACTGGATATTACCACAGATGCCAAAACGGGACCACGGTATAGGGTACCCGACGACAGCGTATTATATAAGGTCGCCGATACTTGGAAAGTTATAAACAACAGCGTGATTGTCTGCGCAACCGATAATTTGATGTCATTATTCCCGTTCCACCAGCAGGAGCTGTATATTCGTGAAGGACGGGAATTTACCGATGAGGAATACAAAAACGGAAGCAGAGTTTGTATCATAAGTGAAACGGCGGCGAAACGCATAGGCGTCGGGGTGGGGGATAAAATAAACCTCTCAATAGCCGTTTCTGATTATCCCGGTATTGAAAACAGTTTCTGGACCGAGAACGGTTTTCAGTACTCCGGTGAATTTACTGTGGTGGGAATAACCAATAACACTCAGGATAAAGACTTTTACGTATTTGTGCCGAAATCCTCCGGTATCCCGGTATCCCGGTATTACATCGGTTATGCGGTGGGACAGGCCGTTATTAAAAACCAAAGTGCGGCGGAATTTTACGAGTATCTGGAGCCATATATGACCGGAAAGCTGAACCTTACGATATATGATCAGGGCTATTCCGCCGTGGCCGAACCATTTGGAATAATTTTAAGGATAATAAAGATTGTAACGGTGGTTTGCGCGGTAATGGAAATTGCAATGCTTGCGCTTTTCGGTTTTCTGTTTGTATACCGGCAGCGGGAAACCTCAGAGATTATGCTGCTTCTTGGTACGGGCAAAAAACGGGTGTGTGCATATTTTCTATACAGCTCAGGGCTAATCTCCCTTATTGCAACGTTGGCTGGTGCAGTTACCGGATATTACCTGCATGAACGGGTGATAAGGTTTATAACCGGTATCGCCGGGGGTTATACTACAGTCGACAGGCGGTTCAGTGACGGGAATTTGTCGGTTGTAAAATCCCTGAATTTTGATCTTGAAATGGATCCATGGTTGTTTGTTGTCGCAGGTTTTGTAATTTTTGTCCTTGCGATGTTATTCTGCCTCGCTTTTACGATATTGACCTTCCGCAATAAACCCGGGCAAAGAAAAATGTCAGGGCCGAAAAGGGCAGGCAAAACATCACGGCTTCGCGGAGGAAGTATTAAATATGCCATGCTGTCAATTCTGAGGGGCGGCGCGCGAAGCGCTATTGTGCCTGTTGTCGCAGCTGTTGTTGTATTTTTCTTCGGACAGACGGCAAATACATCGAACAGTTATCATAAACAGCTTTCAGAAATATATAAAAACACAACCATAACCGGATACTTTACGGACATTAACGGAAAACAGGTGGGAAATCTTCAGGTTGAGGCTGCCAATATAAACAGCCTTTATCATTCCGGATACATCACCGATTTGTCCGTTTCATGGGACATGAAGTATTACTATCTTGGAATCAGCAGGTTTGCAGACGGAACTGAACGGGAAATTGAGCCTCTGTATGTACCGCAGGGCTTTGCGGCTGAAACCATAAGAAATCATATGCAGCGAGGTCCTTCCATTGTAGGTACAAATGATATAAGAACCGTTCCTGAATTTTTCTATTCCGATAACATTATAATGGAGTTTATTGACGGCTTTGACGAATCTTTTCTTGCAAAACCGACGGGAGATATGCCCGATAATGAGGTCTGCTGCATGATACCGACTTCCCTTATGAAAGAGAAGGGTATAAATCTGGGTGATACAATTCGTGTTGCGACAGATGAGACAGTTTACAGTGAAAAATATGGCGCTGAAATATTCTATGAAATAGATCTTAAAGTTGTGGGATGTTTTGAAAAACAAGGAAGCGAAGATCTGATATATGTGCCGCTCTCGATGGTATTTGATACCGAACGTATTTGGGGGAAAAGGGATATGTTAACGGGGGCGCCGGAAGAAACTTTTGATACCGGTTACACCGCAGGTCCGGAACAAAACGGGTATCTGTCCCGTTTTACATTCAAAAGTGCGGTTTTTAAACTCGCTGATACCGGTAAGCTTTCCGAATTCAAGGATTACCTTGAAAAGGCGGGATATTCGCAGGTGAATAAAATAGGTAATATCCGTGAGTTCGTAGTGCTTCGGGATCAGAAGTTTAATAACGTAGTCAATAATATAAACCAGCAAATCCGGTATTTAAACGTATTATATCCGTGCCTGTATGTGCTGGTGGGAATAATCGCCGTCATTATTTCATATCTGATGACCGCAAGCAGAAGAATGGAGTTTGCGATAATGAGGGGCCTGGGTACCACGAAGAGGCAGACTTTTTTCAGTTTCTTTGCCGAACAGGTTATCCTTTCCGCGGCGGGCTGCGTTCTTGGGCTTATCGTGTGGAGACTGCTGGCGGGAACCGTGATTCCGATGCACCGGGTACTGATAACCGGGTTTCTGGTTTGTTACTTTACAGGCTCTGCCGTGTCGGTCTCAATAATGAACGGCAGGGCAGTATCTGAAATACTAAGTGATAGGGACTGA
- a CDS encoding vitamin B12-dependent ribonucleotide reductase, whose protein sequence is MNLTENAIKVLEKRYLAKDENGNLTETPEMMFRRVAKTVASADKDYVDEKELAEIEERFYNLMTSLYFLPNSPTLMNAGRPLGQLSACFVLPIEDSMEGIFDSVKNAALIHKSGGGTGFSFSRLRPKGSSVKSTGGVASGPVSFMKVFNAATEAVKQGGTRRGANMGILRVDHPDILEFITCKQNNEDITNFNISVGITEEFMKAVEEGREYDLIDPRTRKKAGSLNAREVFDLMVEMAWKNGEPGIIFLDRLNRDNVTPELGEIESTNPCGEQPLLPYEACNLGSINLSLMLKETDKGPEVDFDKLREVVHEAVHFLDNVIDVNKYPLPEIDKMTRGTRKIGLGVMGWADMLLKLGIPYDSEEAAELAEKVMSFIRDEARKKSMELAEIKGVFPYFDKSIYKDKNIRMRNATTTTIAPTGTLSIIAGVSSGIEPLFAISFIKKVMDNVELVETNPIFKEVAKKRGFYSDELMKKIAQNKGSLHDIEEMPEDIRRVFVTAHDISPEWHVRMQAAFQKFTDNAVSKTVNLRHDATQEDVRKVFLYAYKLGCKGVTIYRDGSRESQVINFGKEKSKAEKQADTTAKTKIIPRPRPDITLGFTEKVKTGCGNLYITVNYDDEGICEVFTNTGRAGGCPSQSEATARLVSIALRSGIDAESIVEQLKGIRCPSTIRQRDVKVLSCPDAIGRLIEKVMNHQNGNGKAHVLSDSFKYPAEVAEKIPRPGGHVCPECGQPMEHESGCVMCRSCGYSKCG, encoded by the coding sequence ATGAATTTAACTGAAAATGCGATAAAGGTTCTTGAAAAAAGATACCTGGCCAAGGATGAAAACGGTAACCTGACTGAAACGCCCGAAATGATGTTCAGGCGGGTTGCAAAAACCGTAGCTTCGGCCGATAAGGATTATGTTGACGAAAAAGAGCTTGCTGAGATTGAGGAAAGATTTTATAATCTGATGACAAGTCTTTACTTTCTCCCCAATTCCCCAACTCTTATGAATGCGGGAAGGCCTTTGGGGCAACTCAGCGCCTGTTTTGTTTTGCCTATTGAAGACAGTATGGAAGGAATTTTCGACAGTGTTAAGAATGCGGCGCTTATACATAAAAGCGGTGGAGGAACGGGTTTCAGTTTTTCAAGGCTGCGCCCCAAGGGATCGTCTGTTAAATCCACCGGCGGTGTTGCCAGCGGCCCGGTAAGTTTCATGAAGGTTTTTAACGCCGCAACCGAGGCGGTTAAGCAGGGTGGTACGCGCAGGGGTGCCAATATGGGGATTTTGCGTGTGGATCACCCCGATATTCTTGAGTTCATTACCTGTAAACAGAACAATGAGGATATTACCAATTTCAATATAAGTGTCGGTATAACCGAAGAATTTATGAAAGCCGTTGAAGAAGGCAGAGAATATGATTTGATAGATCCGAGAACGCGGAAAAAGGCGGGTTCGCTGAATGCCCGGGAAGTTTTTGATTTAATGGTGGAAATGGCGTGGAAAAACGGAGAGCCGGGTATAATTTTCCTCGACAGGTTAAACCGTGACAATGTAACTCCCGAGCTCGGCGAAATAGAGAGCACCAACCCCTGCGGTGAGCAGCCGCTGCTTCCATATGAAGCATGTAATCTCGGCTCGATTAACCTGAGTTTAATGCTTAAGGAAACCGACAAGGGGCCGGAAGTTGATTTTGACAAGCTCAGGGAAGTGGTTCATGAGGCCGTTCATTTTCTTGACAATGTTATTGACGTAAACAAGTATCCGCTGCCCGAAATAGACAAAATGACCCGCGGAACCAGAAAAATCGGACTGGGCGTCATGGGCTGGGCTGATATGCTGTTAAAGCTCGGTATCCCGTACGATTCGGAAGAGGCGGCTGAACTGGCTGAGAAGGTTATGAGTTTTATTCGTGACGAAGCCCGCAAGAAATCTATGGAGCTGGCCGAGATAAAGGGCGTGTTCCCGTACTTTGACAAGAGCATTTATAAAGACAAAAATATTAGAATGCGAAACGCTACAACCACAACAATAGCCCCGACGGGTACACTGAGCATTATTGCAGGTGTTTCAAGCGGAATAGAACCTCTTTTTGCCATCTCTTTCATTAAAAAAGTCATGGATAACGTGGAGCTTGTCGAAACCAATCCTATTTTCAAGGAAGTGGCCAAGAAAAGAGGGTTTTATTCCGACGAACTGATGAAAAAGATAGCGCAAAATAAAGGCAGCCTGCATGATATTGAAGAGATGCCCGAAGATATTCGCAGAGTTTTTGTTACCGCCCACGACATTTCGCCTGAGTGGCACGTCAGGATGCAGGCGGCATTTCAGAAATTTACCGACAATGCAGTTTCAAAGACGGTTAATTTACGCCATGACGCAACCCAGGAAGATGTAAGAAAGGTATTTCTGTACGCTTATAAGCTGGGCTGCAAGGGTGTAACGATTTACCGCGACGGAAGCAGGGAGTCCCAGGTTATAAACTTTGGCAAGGAAAAGAGCAAGGCTGAAAAGCAAGCCGATACCACAGCCAAAACAAAAATAATTCCAAGGCCCCGTCCCGACATTACGCTTGGGTTTACCGAAAAAGTGAAAACAGGCTGCGGAAATCTGTATATTACGGTTAATTATGACGACGAGGGAATATGTGAAGTGTTTACTAACACAGGACGGGCGGGAGGATGTCCGTCTCAGTCCGAGGCAACCGCGCGCCTGGTTTCAATTGCGCTGCGTTCAGGCATAGATGCTGAATCGATAGTGGAGCAGTTAAAGGGAATTCGTTGCCCTTCAACCATTCGCCAGCGCGATGTGAAAGTGCTGTCGTGCCCCGACGCGATAGGGCGGTTAATTGAAAAAGTAATGAATCATCAGAACGGGAACGGTAAGGCTCATGTACTGTCCGACTCTTTCAAGTACCCCGCTGAGGTGGCGGAAAAAATACCACGGCCGGGGGGGCACGTGTGCCCTGAATGCGGACAACCGATGGAACATGAAAGCGGATGCGTAATGTGCCGCAGCTGTGGCTATTCAAAATGCGGTTAG
- a CDS encoding DUF2179 domain-containing protein encodes MQEFLSGDFFKWVVFPVLIILARMVDVTLGTLRIIFVSRGNRVIAPILGFFEVLVWVIAISQIMQNLDNPINYVAYALGFAIGNYLGIKAEDKLAIGHLVIRLFITEGADGIMRKIIDAGFGVTSIKGMGATNEVTILFSVIKRKDLDTFLSIINESDKKIFYSVETAREAHLGIYPQTSAGIGDQNGYFIRKITGGFNKRK; translated from the coding sequence GTGCAGGAATTCTTATCAGGCGATTTTTTCAAATGGGTTGTTTTTCCGGTTCTGATTATCCTTGCCCGAATGGTTGATGTGACGCTGGGGACATTGCGTATCATATTTGTTTCCAGGGGAAACAGGGTTATAGCGCCCATTCTCGGCTTTTTCGAAGTGCTTGTTTGGGTGATTGCAATTAGCCAAATCATGCAGAACCTGGACAATCCGATTAATTACGTTGCATATGCCTTGGGTTTTGCAATAGGCAATTACCTCGGTATAAAAGCCGAGGATAAACTGGCCATAGGACACCTGGTTATTCGGCTTTTTATCACCGAAGGCGCGGACGGAATAATGAGAAAAATAATAGATGCGGGATTTGGAGTAACGTCCATTAAAGGTATGGGAGCGACAAACGAGGTTACCATTCTTTTTTCGGTAATAAAAAGAAAGGATTTGGACACCTTCCTTTCAATAATAAATGAAAGCGACAAAAAAATTTTTTATTCGGTTGAAACGGCCAGAGAGGCGCATTTGGGTATTTACCCCCAGACCAGCGCAGGTATCGGCGATCAGAACGGATATTTTATCCGTAAAATAACGGGCGGTTTTAATAAAAGGAAATGA